A genomic segment from Corylus avellana chromosome ca5, CavTom2PMs-1.0 encodes:
- the LOC132182524 gene encoding dehydration-responsive element-binding protein 1A-like, producing MEVFTHYSPGSESSSSLSAAHLSDEEIRLASRNPKKRAGRKKFKETRHPVYRGVRRRNSAKWVCEVREPNKQTRIWLGTFPTAEMAARAHDVAAIALRGNTACLNFADSAWRLPVPASGTAKDIQRTAAEAAEAFRPAETKDAEEERQPSETVFFMDDEMVYDMPGLLANMAEGMLLPPPYCVGYDGYGGDDMEADADVPLWSYSI from the coding sequence ATGGAAGTTTTCACTCATTATTCGCCGGGGTCTGAGAGTAGCAGCAGTCTTAGCGCGGCGCACTTGTCGGACGAGGAGATTCGGCTGGCTTCCAGGAACCCGAAGAAGCGGGCGGGGAGGAAGAAGTTCAAGGAGACGAGGCACCCGGTGTACCGGGGGGTGAGGAGGAGGAACTCCGCGAAGTGGGTCTGCGAGGTGCGGGAGCCCAACAAGCAGACCAGGATATGGCTGGGGACGTTTCCCACGGCCGAGATGGCGGCGCGAGCCCACGACGTGGCGGCGATAGCGCTGCGGGGAAACACCGCCTGCCTCAACTTCGCGGACTCGGCTTGGCGGCTGCCGGTTCCGGCTTCGGGAACGGCCAAGGACATTCAGCGGACGGCGGCGGAGGCCGCTGAGGCGTTTCGGCCTGCAGAGACGAAGGACGCCGAGGAGGAAAGACAACCGTCGGAGACCGTGTTCTTCATGGACGACGAGATGGTCTACGACATGCCGGGGTTGCTGGCAAATATGGCGGAGGGGATGCTCTTGCCTCCGCCTTACTGTGTGGGATATGATGGGTACGGCGGGGATGACATGGAAGCCGATGCGGACGTTCCATTGTGGAGCTATTCAATTTGA